Within Longimicrobiaceae bacterium, the genomic segment TGTTTCTGCGTCCCGCTCCCCTGCCGACCCGACGCGATGCAGCCTACGCGGCTTCCTGCTCCTTCAGCGCCTGGCGGGTGGCGCGGTAGCCCTCCTCCAGGAAGAACTGCGTGCGGTCGAAGTCCCAGCCGCCCAGGTGCCCCACGAGCGGGCGGACGTACAGGAGCGGGGGGCCGTCGTACCCGTCCAGGCACCGGGAGCGCTGGTCGCGCAGGTTCAGGTTGAGAACCCGGTCGTGGATGGCGATCATCCCCCGGTCGAAGAAGTCGTCCGCCGGGGGGAGGAACTCCGACCCCACGTCCACCCCGATGATCCGCTCCGCCCCCCAGGCCTCCGCCTTGCGAACCGGGAACACGTCCAGCACCCCCCCGTCCACCAGGTAGTCGCCGTCCCCGGTCCTGCAGGGCGGGAAGTAGATGGGGAGCGCGCAGGAGGCGTACACCGCGTCCGCCACCGACAGGTCCTGCCGGCACCCCGTCCCGAACCAGACCTCCTCGCCGGAAACCAGCGACACGGTGTTCAGGCGGAAGGGGTGCTTCATCTCCGCGAACGAGCTGGTCGGGAGGATGCTCTCGATGTACTTCCGGAAGTGGTCGCCCACGAAGACGGCGTCCTCGCGCACCCCGCCGAAGAACACCGCCCGCCGGTTGATGGCGACGATGTCGTCCTTGGTGAGCTTGCGGGCGATCTCCGCCAGCTCGCGCCACCCGTAGCCCCCCGCGATCGCGGCGCCGATCAGCGCCCCGATGCTGGTCCCCATGATGGCGTCCGGACGGACCCCCGCCTCCTCCAGCGCCTTCCAGACGCCGATGTGCGCGATCCCCTTCATCCCGCCCCCGCCCAGCACCAGCACGGTGCGGGGGGAGCCGGAGGGCTGCGGGGGCTGGAGAGCGATCTCGTTCGTGCTCACGACGGGACCTCGGCGCAGAGTGTTCGCGGGGCAGCGTGTGCCCCCGGGCGGGCACCGGGCCAGGACGCCCCACCACGGGCGCACGGTGCAACCCGTGGGCCAGCCGGCCCGGGGCGGCACGCACCCCGCGTCCATTTTGCCCGGCCCGCGCCAGTCTTGACACGGGCCGGGGCGCGGTCTACGTTGCAGAGTTGATAA encodes:
- a CDS encoding patatin-like phospholipase family protein, producing the protein MSTNEIALQPPQPSGSPRTVLVLGGGGMKGIAHIGVWKALEEAGVRPDAIMGTSIGALIGAAIAGGYGWRELAEIARKLTKDDIVAINRRAVFFGGVREDAVFVGDHFRKYIESILPTSSFAEMKHPFRLNTVSLVSGEEVWFGTGCRQDLSVADAVYASCALPIYFPPCRTGDGDYLVDGGVLDVFPVRKAEAWGAERIIGVDVGSEFLPPADDFFDRGMIAIHDRVLNLNLRDQRSRCLDGYDGPPLLYVRPLVGHLGGWDFDRTQFFLEEGYRATRQALKEQEAA